In Methanosarcina barkeri MS, a single window of DNA contains:
- the hdrC gene encoding CoB--CoM heterodisulfide reductase subunit C: MSEELPKVLKDAGLDLFSCMQCGICTGSCPSGRHTGLNTRRILRDARKNRATVLSDDALWLCTTCYTCQERCPREIPITDAILELRRLAVKKGFMLPEHRKVSEMVMEFGHSVPLDEETKKKREELGLDPIPETVQKYPEALQEVRNLLKACKFDELTAEK; the protein is encoded by the coding sequence ATGAGTGAAGAATTGCCAAAAGTGTTAAAGGATGCAGGGCTTGACTTATTTTCCTGCATGCAGTGTGGCATATGCACAGGGAGTTGTCCTTCAGGACGTCACACCGGGCTCAATACGCGAAGAATTCTTCGGGACGCACGCAAGAACAGAGCTACTGTTCTATCAGATGATGCCCTCTGGCTCTGTACAACCTGCTACACCTGCCAGGAACGCTGCCCGCGCGAGATACCAATTACTGATGCCATCCTTGAGCTCAGAAGACTTGCAGTAAAAAAAGGTTTCATGCTTCCAGAGCACAGGAAGGTCTCGGAAATGGTCATGGAATTCGGACATTCAGTCCCTCTGGATGAAGAAACAAAGAAAAAGAGGGAAGAACTGGGTCTTGATCCAATACCTGAGACTGTCCAGAAGTATCCTGAAGCCCTTCAAGAGGTAAGGAATCTTCTCAAAGCATGCAAATTTGACGAGCTAACGGCTGAAAAATAA
- a CDS encoding ABC transporter ATP-binding protein: protein MSHVLSVKSLSKSFDSNEIIKDINFSISKGETLGLFGKSGSGKTTVGKCITGLEKPSSGNIIFKGKDISDRKTISTILPKIQMIFQHPETSLNPRMKGFESIAEPLRIHSSMRKNELSEKIGELVELVGLHMEHLHRYPSQLSGGEIQRIVLARILSVKPELIVADEPTSMLDVSVQAQILRLMQKIQDETGVSYLFVSHDIEVLRHVCHRIAYLENGTIARIEKVN, encoded by the coding sequence ATGTCACATGTACTGAGTGTGAAATCTCTGTCCAAGTCATTTGATTCTAATGAAATAATCAAGGACATTAACTTCTCTATTTCAAAAGGAGAAACTCTTGGGCTGTTTGGCAAAAGCGGTTCAGGGAAAACCACAGTCGGTAAATGTATCACAGGTCTTGAAAAACCTAGTTCAGGTAATATCATATTCAAAGGTAAGGACATTTCAGACAGGAAAACCATATCAACTATACTCCCGAAAATACAAATGATATTTCAGCATCCTGAAACATCATTGAACCCTAGGATGAAGGGATTTGAAAGCATAGCAGAGCCGCTGAGAATTCACTCAAGTATGAGAAAAAATGAGCTTTCAGAAAAAATTGGTGAACTCGTAGAGCTTGTAGGCCTTCACATGGAGCACCTTCATCGTTACCCTTCCCAGCTTAGCGGCGGAGAGATACAGCGCATAGTGCTTGCAAGAATTCTATCCGTTAAACCGGAGCTGATAGTTGCAGATGAACCAACCTCAATGCTGGATGTCTCGGTACAGGCCCAGATACTGAGGCTTATGCAGAAGATACAGGATGAAACTGGAGTTTCTTATCTGTTCGTATCCCATGACATTGAAGTTCTGCGTCATGTCTGCCATAGGATAGCATATCTTGAGAACGGGACAATAGCGCGGATAGAAAAAGTGAATTAA
- a CDS encoding ABC transporter ATP-binding protein, translated as MNISGNILEIRDLDVFFETNEGYVKAVNKVSLNIRRGECIGIIGETGSGKSVIGQSVLRLLANNAHVNGSIYFHGTDLLKMDIKEMKKIRGKEISLIPQNPAKSLNPVLKNGKQVIEVFDNKNITLPEKRKKVISIMSRLFFKDLTKVYNSYPYQLSGGMKQRLLAAIALCSDPELLIADEPTKGLDPDSMDKICELFMHIKADHKRTMLIITHDLDFALRICDRIAVMYSGEIVEVNRVKKIIDSPSHPYTQGLISALPRNGLVPLPGQSPSRIFLPTGCFFSQRCRFNSASCVSEHPLLRKFDGGMVRCHMY; from the coding sequence TTGAACATATCGGGAAATATTCTTGAAATTCGTGACCTTGATGTTTTTTTTGAAACCAATGAAGGATATGTGAAAGCCGTGAACAAGGTTTCACTGAATATTAGAAGAGGAGAATGCATTGGGATTATTGGGGAAACAGGTTCTGGCAAGTCTGTTATAGGGCAATCTGTGCTGCGTTTACTTGCAAACAATGCCCATGTGAATGGGAGTATCTATTTCCATGGTACGGATCTGCTAAAAATGGACATAAAGGAAATGAAAAAAATAAGGGGCAAGGAAATTTCACTGATACCCCAAAATCCTGCAAAATCCCTGAATCCTGTTCTGAAAAATGGGAAACAGGTTATTGAGGTTTTTGATAACAAAAATATTACTTTGCCGGAGAAACGAAAAAAAGTCATCTCAATAATGAGCCGATTATTTTTTAAAGATTTAACTAAAGTGTATAATTCGTATCCATACCAGCTTTCAGGTGGCATGAAGCAAAGGCTTCTGGCTGCAATTGCTCTTTGTTCAGATCCTGAGCTGCTCATAGCTGATGAACCAACAAAAGGACTGGATCCAGATTCTATGGATAAGATCTGTGAATTGTTCATGCATATCAAGGCAGATCACAAAAGAACAATGCTGATAATCACCCATGACCTTGATTTTGCTCTCCGGATATGTGATCGGATAGCAGTTATGTATTCAGGAGAGATAGTTGAGGTGAATAGGGTAAAAAAGATTATTGATTCTCCTTCACACCCATACACACAGGGACTTATCAGTGCCCTTCCTCGCAATGGACTTGTACCTCTCCCAGGGCAGAGCCCAAGCAGAATATTCCTGCCGACAGGATGTTTCTTTAGCCAGCGATGTAGATTTAATTCTGCTTCATGTGTTAGTGAGCATCCCCTTCTAAGAAAATTTGATGGAGGCATGGTCAGATGTCACATGTACTGA
- a CDS encoding ABC transporter permease, with protein sequence MKNIKIPDSIISEDHIQMIFRRKDMLIALVLLFTLMSIALIAPCIVPSDPNEVNLNNKNLGPSSEHLLGTDYLGRDMLSRIMIGAHTSLLISFGVVLISLVSGVFLGCMAGYCEGYADDVISRLIDLFLAFPGIIFVLTVMSMLGTGVVNIIIALSIVQWAGYARLMRGQVISVKKNEYVLSAKMIGIGDIRVLLRHIVPNSIAPILVLATIDIGHVILSISALSFLGIGLPADIPEWGAMLSAGKAYMRTAPFQTIFPGMAITTFVVIFSIIGDGMRDILDPQDRGGDIY encoded by the coding sequence ATGAAAAATATAAAAATTCCTGACAGCATCATAAGTGAAGACCACATACAGATGATCTTCAGGAGAAAGGACATGCTGATTGCCCTCGTCCTTCTTTTTACTCTAATGTCAATCGCCCTAATTGCTCCATGTATCGTCCCATCTGATCCCAACGAGGTAAATCTTAATAACAAAAATCTTGGTCCTTCATCAGAACACTTACTTGGCACCGACTATCTCGGACGTGATATGTTGAGCAGAATAATGATTGGAGCTCATACATCCCTATTGATATCATTTGGTGTTGTTTTGATATCTCTTGTGTCCGGCGTTTTTCTGGGATGCATGGCAGGTTACTGTGAAGGCTATGCGGATGATGTGATCTCGAGACTTATAGACCTATTCCTTGCATTTCCGGGGATAATCTTTGTCCTGACAGTAATGAGTATGCTTGGCACTGGTGTCGTAAATATCATAATTGCGCTTTCAATCGTCCAGTGGGCAGGTTACGCCCGGCTGATGCGGGGACAGGTGATTTCGGTTAAAAAGAACGAATATGTTCTTTCAGCAAAGATGATAGGTATAGGAGATATCAGGGTACTATTAAGGCATATTGTTCCCAATTCTATAGCTCCTATCCTTGTCCTTGCGACAATTGACATTGGACATGTCATTCTTTCCATATCTGCCCTGAGTTTTTTGGGTATCGGGCTTCCTGCCGATATTCCAGAATGGGGTGCCATGCTGAGTGCAGGAAAAGCCTATATGAGGACAGCGCCTTTCCAGACAATTTTCCCTGGAATGGCAATAACAACTTTTGTGGTTATTTTCAGCATAATCGGTGATGGAATGCGAGACATTCTCGATCCTCAGGACAGAGGTGGTGATATTTATTGA
- a CDS encoding ABC transporter permease has product MHKYLLKRFASMLITLFVACALTFFLMHMIPGETTEIILKHTFIGLEQTATEEQLVQFSEKYNLNDPLYIQFFEWLKNFLLNGDIGTSYVYHKPVIYLLKLRLPATILLATSSMLITVVLGISLGVYSALKQNKLSDHILRFVSLFGVSMPGFWIGLLLILLFSVKLKLIPATGYGSLENLFLPALALSSHSIASVMRITRTSMLETLGQDYIKFAVAKGLSTRTIVLRHAMKNALLPVITVLGFQMGHLLGGSIVIEQVFTWPGIGSLLVNSISARDIPVVQGCVMCIVAMFLMINFLVDIFYTYLDTRIKYD; this is encoded by the coding sequence ATGCACAAATATTTACTAAAACGATTTGCATCCATGCTGATCACACTTTTTGTGGCGTGTGCACTGACATTTTTCTTGATGCATATGATACCTGGAGAAACTACAGAGATAATTCTCAAACATACTTTTATAGGCCTGGAACAAACAGCCACAGAAGAGCAATTGGTGCAATTTTCAGAAAAATATAACCTCAATGACCCTCTATACATTCAGTTTTTCGAATGGTTGAAAAATTTTCTGTTAAACGGTGACATCGGTACTTCCTATGTATATCATAAACCTGTGATATATCTTCTGAAACTACGTCTGCCGGCAACAATCCTGCTGGCGACATCAAGTATGTTGATAACTGTTGTTTTAGGTATAAGCCTGGGAGTGTATTCTGCCCTGAAACAGAATAAGTTGTCAGACCATATTCTCAGGTTTGTCAGCCTTTTCGGAGTTTCAATGCCGGGATTCTGGATCGGCCTTCTTCTTATCCTGCTTTTCTCAGTCAAGCTCAAACTGATACCTGCAACGGGTTATGGTAGTCTGGAGAATCTTTTCCTGCCAGCCCTTGCGCTCTCATCACATTCGATAGCATCGGTGATGAGGATTACAAGAACAAGCATGCTTGAGACACTTGGTCAGGATTACATAAAATTTGCCGTAGCTAAGGGACTTTCCACAAGAACTATAGTCTTAAGGCATGCTATGAAAAATGCTCTGCTACCAGTGATAACAGTTCTTGGCTTTCAGATGGGGCACCTGCTTGGCGGTTCCATTGTTATAGAACAGGTATTTACATGGCCTGGAATAGGCAGTCTCCTTGTCAATTCGATATCTGCTCGTGACATCCCTGTCGTGCAGGGTTGTGTAATGTGTATAGTGGCAATGTTTCTTATGATAAATTTCCTGGTGGATATCTTCTATACGTATCTGGATACAAGAATAAAATATGATTAA
- a CDS encoding ABC transporter substrate-binding protein produces the protein MYRKKADSFLLMAMLMVVAMAISGCLDSGKADVSNESDVKELTIGEMWDIESIDPAEDMKVICEKALVVETLVTTNEDFSLAPGLATSWQQLDNNTWEFKLRKDVKFHDGTNMTAEDVKFSLDRAISRNVNVASMLNIKSIEVKDNYTLLIKTADLNTMLPAVLHYPCTAIINRNSVDENGDLIKLISTGPYMFESFDEQTNVLTVVKNKNWWGGKVGLDRMVIKGMPDPNTRAIAIESGDIDFTVDVPYSETDRIDALEGINVEKHVEPRVYKIDVNLAKDKLNDTRVRQAISYAIDRDSIVKNVLYNVGEPAAGPFLPNMVWTNKDLEPYKQDYKKADSLLTEAGWIDTDGDGIRDKDGQKLELTLMTFSTRPGLPPMAEAIAAQLSKIGIKVTPEVLEYGDILERQKEGNWDLSLAPFAIAMVPDPEFILTNWYSTNGTDNKPGYSNPEVDKLIEETKGITNQEERYAKFNEVEKIVYEEQPMILVAYYGCDIVKKDTVKGYIFDPTAHDYRINAGMYIEK, from the coding sequence ATGTACAGAAAGAAAGCAGACTCATTTTTGCTTATGGCTATGCTTATGGTAGTCGCAATGGCAATTTCTGGTTGTCTCGATTCAGGTAAAGCCGATGTAAGTAACGAAAGTGACGTTAAGGAACTGACAATTGGGGAAATGTGGGACATAGAATCTATTGATCCAGCTGAAGACATGAAGGTAATATGTGAAAAAGCTCTGGTTGTGGAAACTCTTGTGACAACAAATGAGGATTTTTCACTGGCACCAGGTCTTGCAACATCATGGCAGCAGCTTGACAATAATACATGGGAATTCAAGCTAAGGAAGGATGTCAAGTTCCATGATGGAACCAACATGACTGCAGAAGATGTAAAATTCTCGTTGGATAGAGCCATTAGCAGGAATGTCAATGTTGCATCAATGTTGAATATAAAATCTATAGAAGTAAAAGATAACTATACTCTGCTCATAAAAACAGCTGACCTCAATACGATGCTTCCAGCTGTACTTCACTATCCCTGTACTGCAATAATAAACAGGAATTCGGTAGATGAAAACGGGGACCTGATAAAACTTATAAGCACCGGTCCATATATGTTTGAGTCATTTGACGAGCAGACCAATGTACTTACAGTTGTTAAGAATAAGAATTGGTGGGGAGGAAAAGTAGGCCTTGATAGAATGGTAATCAAAGGTATGCCAGATCCTAACACAAGAGCAATAGCAATAGAAAGCGGAGATATCGATTTTACAGTAGATGTACCATACAGTGAAACCGACAGGATTGATGCTCTTGAGGGTATTAATGTAGAAAAACACGTGGAACCCAGAGTTTATAAGATAGACGTAAATCTTGCAAAGGACAAGTTAAACGATACCAGAGTCAGGCAGGCGATCTCTTATGCAATTGACAGAGATAGCATTGTAAAAAATGTACTCTATAATGTAGGCGAACCTGCAGCCGGACCTTTCCTTCCTAACATGGTCTGGACTAACAAAGACCTTGAACCCTACAAGCAGGACTATAAAAAAGCAGATTCACTTCTGACTGAAGCAGGCTGGATTGACACTGATGGAGATGGGATAAGAGATAAAGATGGTCAGAAGCTGGAACTTACTCTCATGACATTTTCAACAAGGCCCGGACTTCCTCCAATGGCAGAGGCTATTGCAGCACAGCTAAGTAAAATCGGCATAAAAGTGACACCTGAAGTGCTGGAATACGGTGATATTCTTGAGAGGCAAAAAGAAGGAAACTGGGATCTGAGTCTTGCACCATTCGCCATCGCAATGGTACCTGATCCTGAATTTATCCTTACCAACTGGTATAGCACAAACGGTACAGACAATAAGCCCGGATACTCAAATCCTGAAGTCGATAAACTCATAGAAGAAACAAAAGGCATCACCAATCAGGAAGAGAGATATGCGAAATTCAACGAGGTTGAAAAAATAGTATACGAAGAACAGCCAATGATCCTTGTGGCTTATTATGGTTGTGATATTGTTAAGAAAGATACGGTCAAGGGTTACATTTTTGACCCAACAGCTCACGACTATCGCATTAACGCCGGGATGTATATTGAGAAATAA
- a CDS encoding class I SAM-dependent methyltransferase, with the protein MTLENKQIKELITSKWDESSATYDTQHGHKVKSLEEADAWKTMFKKIIPEGKLDVLDVGCGTGELSILFAEMGHNVTGLDLSEKMMEKGRLKSMSQGLSIKFLKGDAENPPFDEKNFDVVITRHLLWTLPNPKTAIKNWNRVLRDGGYAIIIDGIWDDGSLNTRVRRFISSLGILIFEQANPWEGHYSKELTASLPNASGTSLKESRQYLKNAGFSKIDAYDISHIRKIQKQYMSFWKRIGYNYDYYMLYGKK; encoded by the coding sequence ATGACTCTTGAAAACAAACAAATCAAAGAACTCATTACAAGCAAATGGGATGAATCTTCAGCTACCTATGACACACAGCATGGGCACAAAGTAAAAAGTCTTGAGGAAGCTGATGCTTGGAAGACAATGTTCAAAAAGATCATTCCAGAAGGAAAACTTGATGTTCTGGATGTAGGTTGTGGAACAGGTGAGCTAAGCATTCTTTTTGCAGAGATGGGACATAACGTCACAGGTCTTGATCTTTCCGAGAAAATGATGGAAAAAGGACGCCTAAAATCCATGTCCCAGGGGCTATCCATTAAATTTCTTAAAGGCGATGCCGAAAATCCTCCTTTTGATGAAAAAAACTTCGACGTGGTAATAACTCGTCACCTTCTGTGGACTCTCCCCAACCCGAAAACAGCTATAAAGAACTGGAACAGAGTCCTTAGAGATGGAGGTTATGCCATAATTATCGATGGGATCTGGGACGACGGTTCTCTAAACACTCGAGTCAGACGTTTTATAAGCAGTCTTGGAATTCTTATTTTTGAACAAGCAAATCCATGGGAAGGCCACTATTCTAAAGAACTGACAGCATCGCTTCCCAATGCCAGCGGCACTTCACTGAAAGAGTCTAGGCAATATCTTAAGAATGCCGGATTTTCAAAAATCGATGCCTATGATATATCTCACATCAGGAAAATACAGAAGCAATACATGTCTTTCTGGAAACGAATCGGGTACAATTACGATTATTACATGCTCTACGGTAAAAAATAA
- the npdG gene encoding NADPH-dependent F420 reductase — translation MSSEKLKIAVLGGTGNIGEGMVLRLALQNLMAEGVKNEVIIGSRSKEAANEAAKKAISELENCGFDTSKITITGNSNHEAAQAAEVIILTIRFGHVLPLLHEIREALEDKILITPVVPMEKEGDLFVYEPPEEGSAALAIQKNVPASTKVVAAFHNIPARKLRDIVKCKSVYHALVCSDDAEAKKLVIKLTDHMGCMKPLDGGPLKQANTMESLTPLLINLAKLNGFKDLGINFS, via the coding sequence TTGAGTTCTGAAAAGTTAAAAATAGCTGTCTTAGGAGGAACTGGCAATATAGGAGAAGGTATGGTGCTCAGGCTGGCCCTTCAAAACCTTATGGCTGAAGGCGTAAAGAACGAAGTAATTATAGGATCCAGATCCAAGGAAGCTGCCAATGAAGCCGCAAAAAAAGCCATTTCCGAACTTGAAAACTGCGGGTTTGACACTTCTAAGATAACTATCACAGGAAACAGTAACCATGAAGCTGCGCAAGCAGCCGAAGTAATAATTCTTACTATTCGTTTTGGCCACGTTTTGCCTTTGCTGCATGAGATTCGTGAGGCTCTTGAAGACAAGATTCTTATTACTCCTGTAGTCCCGATGGAAAAGGAAGGAGACCTTTTTGTATATGAACCTCCAGAGGAAGGTTCAGCCGCTCTTGCAATTCAGAAAAATGTCCCGGCTTCTACAAAAGTTGTTGCAGCTTTCCACAACATCCCGGCAAGAAAATTGAGGGATATTGTTAAGTGCAAATCTGTATACCATGCGCTGGTATGTAGTGATGATGCCGAAGCAAAGAAGCTGGTCATTAAGCTTACAGATCATATGGGATGCATGAAACCCCTGGATGGAGGCCCTCTTAAGCAGGCAAATACTATGGAATCGCTTACACCATTGCTGATCAACCTTGCAAAACTTAACGGATTTAAAGATCTCGGAATAAATTTCTCCTAA
- a CDS encoding DUF2284 domain-containing protein — translation MLGKFEDLVEKASGLGLKAYLVDAEDIPVENRIALKCAYGCRGYGRRLSCPPNVISVDEFRKIIGEYNSALLLIEERDTSQVSDIHEVWEDIRKDSFHKMLKLEHEAFKEGFTFAHLLRPGSCNECEICNLEKCIKPELRRFAPEAVGINLQKAMEKAGLVLEFCIPEKTICVGVLLLE, via the coding sequence ATGTTAGGAAAATTTGAAGATCTTGTTGAAAAGGCTTCAGGGTTGGGTCTCAAGGCTTACCTTGTGGATGCAGAAGATATTCCGGTTGAAAACAGGATTGCTCTGAAGTGTGCTTACGGTTGCAGAGGTTATGGAAGGAGACTGAGCTGTCCACCTAATGTTATATCGGTTGATGAGTTTAGAAAAATCATAGGAGAATACAATAGTGCGCTTCTACTTATCGAAGAACGCGATACTTCACAGGTTTCGGATATCCATGAGGTCTGGGAAGACATTCGTAAAGACTCCTTCCATAAAATGTTAAAGCTTGAACATGAAGCTTTCAAGGAAGGCTTTACTTTTGCGCATCTTCTGAGGCCTGGCTCATGCAACGAATGCGAAATCTGTAATCTTGAAAAATGCATAAAGCCGGAATTGAGGCGTTTTGCACCTGAGGCTGTAGGAATAAATCTCCAGAAGGCAATGGAAAAGGCAGGACTTGTACTTGAGTTCTGCATACCTGAAAAAACTATATGTGTTGGGGTTTTACTGCTTGAATGA
- a CDS encoding M24 family metallopeptidase has protein sequence MIKKVPLTELKKRMRNFRKRMDISNPQWEIAVIFSKINLYYFTGTMQDGMLIIPKHGEETFWVRRSYERALDESLFPNIKPMNSFRDATKSISRLPNTVYLETEVVPLALYQRFQKYFPFKNAKSADSQICAVRAVKSEYELSITREAGRIHQHVLEDLVPEMLQEGMSEVDLSTEIYSVMVEEGHHGLCRFGMFDTEMILGNVCFGESSIYPSYFNGPGGIYGMCPAVPLIGSRERKLKKGDLVFIDIGCGIEGYNTDKTTTYMFGSSLPQYAIDAHNKCVEIQNEAASMLKPGAIPSEIYNTIMNKLDSEFLQNFMGFGNRKVKFIGHAVGLLIDETPVIAEGFDEPLQEGMVFALEPKKGIENIGMVGIENTFIVTAKGGECITGDNPGLIQVF, from the coding sequence ATGATTAAAAAAGTACCTTTAACTGAATTGAAAAAACGGATGAGAAATTTTAGAAAACGGATGGATATCTCAAATCCTCAATGGGAGATAGCTGTTATCTTCAGCAAAATCAATCTTTATTATTTTACGGGTACGATGCAAGATGGAATGCTGATTATCCCTAAGCACGGAGAAGAAACTTTCTGGGTACGCCGCAGCTACGAAAGAGCCCTGGATGAATCCTTATTTCCAAATATAAAACCTATGAACAGTTTCCGTGATGCCACAAAGAGTATAAGTAGGCTTCCGAACACAGTATACCTTGAAACCGAAGTTGTTCCTCTAGCTTTGTACCAGAGATTTCAAAAATACTTCCCTTTTAAGAATGCCAAATCTGCTGACTCTCAAATTTGCGCTGTCAGAGCAGTAAAAAGCGAATATGAACTCTCGATAACAAGAGAAGCTGGTAGAATTCATCAGCATGTGCTGGAAGATCTTGTACCTGAAATGCTGCAGGAAGGAATGAGTGAAGTGGACCTGTCAACCGAAATATATTCAGTTATGGTTGAAGAAGGACATCACGGATTATGCCGTTTTGGAATGTTCGATACCGAGATGATCCTGGGAAATGTCTGTTTTGGTGAAAGTTCAATTTATCCTTCTTACTTTAACGGACCTGGAGGAATCTACGGGATGTGTCCTGCAGTTCCCCTGATTGGAAGCCGTGAGAGAAAGCTGAAAAAAGGAGATCTGGTATTCATTGATATTGGATGTGGGATTGAAGGTTATAACACGGATAAAACGACCACATACATGTTTGGTTCTTCGCTTCCACAATATGCCATAGATGCCCATAATAAATGTGTGGAGATACAGAACGAAGCTGCTTCAATGTTAAAACCAGGTGCTATTCCCTCGGAAATCTACAATACCATAATGAATAAGCTCGATTCGGAATTTCTTCAGAACTTTATGGGTTTTGGCAACCGCAAAGTTAAATTCATAGGCCATGCGGTTGGATTACTAATCGACGAAACGCCTGTGATTGCTGAAGGATTTGATGAGCCCCTCCAGGAAGGAATGGTATTTGCTCTCGAACCTAAAAAAGGAATTGAAAATATAGGAATGGTAGGGATTGAAAATACTTTCATAGTAACTGCTAAAGGCGGAGAGTGTATTACAGGAGATAATCCGGGATTGATTCAAGTATTTTAA
- a CDS encoding helix-turn-helix transcriptional regulator, whose amino-acid sequence MNSFEIYKEMSDGIQAIYRSRLLTEILLSLNEGSRKLSQLREITGSTSQVIIPKLRKLEADRLIEMKGREYFLTPAGKVVALEVADSFITFWTINKFKHFWLRHYLEGIPGPLLKEIGCLYESEVLKDKGMKILNVYNNQLKIIKEADHIYGISSVVTSGYADSIFERVKEGIPVELIISLHVAEELNQSPYLEKVEALKDYENFKLIVMDQDIKVGLIVTDKHLSLSLYKNGNVEYDISTGLFSSDSKAIEWGERFFWYCKGRQSS is encoded by the coding sequence ATGAACAGCTTCGAAATTTATAAAGAGATGAGCGATGGCATTCAGGCAATATACAGGTCAAGACTTCTAACAGAGATACTTCTGTCATTAAATGAAGGCAGCAGAAAGCTTTCTCAGCTGCGTGAAATTACCGGAAGCACTTCTCAGGTTATAATTCCAAAGCTCAGGAAACTCGAAGCAGATCGTCTAATAGAAATGAAAGGACGTGAGTATTTCCTGACGCCAGCAGGAAAAGTTGTAGCTTTAGAAGTAGCTGACTCTTTTATAACATTTTGGACAATTAATAAATTTAAGCATTTCTGGTTGAGACATTACCTTGAAGGAATTCCCGGTCCTCTGTTAAAAGAAATCGGATGTCTTTACGAGTCTGAAGTCCTCAAAGATAAAGGTATGAAGATCCTTAATGTCTATAACAACCAGTTAAAAATAATTAAAGAAGCAGATCATATATATGGCATATCGTCCGTAGTGACCAGCGGATATGCTGATTCAATCTTTGAAAGAGTGAAAGAAGGAATCCCTGTTGAGCTTATAATTTCTCTTCATGTTGCAGAAGAATTGAATCAATCACCTTACTTGGAAAAAGTAGAAGCACTGAAAGATTATGAAAACTTCAAATTAATTGTCATGGATCAAGATATCAAAGTGGGGCTCATTGTTACGGATAAACACCTTTCTCTGAGCCTGTACAAAAACGGAAACGTTGAATACGACATCAGTACAGGATTATTCAGTTCTGACTCGAAGGCCATTGAATGGGGAGAGAGGTTTTTTTGGTATTGTAAAGGCAGGCAGAGTTCATAA